GAGGGTTTTATGCTGACTATAGAGCAAAATGAGAAATTGACACGAGTTGGCCCTGGTACTCCAATGGGTGAGCTTATGCGTCGTTACTGGCACCCTGTTGCTGCCAGCGTAGAGTTAGACCCTGAAAATCCCACTAAAGAAGTACGCTTATTAGGTGAAGACTTAGTTCTCTATCGTGACGCCAAGGGGAAACTAGGATTGATTGAACCTAGTTGTGCACATCGAAAGGCGAGCCTCGCATACGGTATCCCCGAAGATAACGGTATTCGGTGTGCCTATCATGGATGGATATTTAACGAAGAAGGGCACTGTGTTGACCAACCTTCGGAACCAGAAGGTTCAAAATTTAAAGAAAAGGTAAGAATTAAAGCCTACAAGGCTCAAGAGCTTGGGGGTGCAATCTTTGCCTACATGGGGCCAGAGCCGGCGCCTTTGCTTCCCAATATTGATGTTTTGATGTGGCATGGCATTAGGCGAATTCAAACAGTAATGATTCCAGCTAATTGGCTGCAGTGTCATGAAAACTCTCTAGATCCACTACATTTCCAATGGCTTCATCGCTACTGGGGCGGGCGGGTTATGGCGAAGAAGCTTTCGCCAGAGGATCGTGATACGTGGAATTCTCGTATCGCCTCCCGTGGTGCAGACCATCGAAGAATAGGGTTTGAAATTACTGATTATGGGATCATTAAAAGGCGATTGGTAGGTGACGAAACTGAACAGGATGACCATTGGCAAATGGGTCACCCAATTTTATTTCCTAACATTTTGCACATAACATCTAATCTCCAGTACAGAGTTCCTGTTGATGACACTCATACACTCCATTTTGTGGTGGATTTACACCCCTTGAGTGCGTCAGAGATTGCTCCAACTGTAGTTGAGCATGAGGATATTCCTTGTTTTGATGAGGACGGCTCTATTAAGGCAGATTGGGTACTTGGGCAAGACCAAGCAGCATGGATCATGCAAGGGCCTATTACAGATAGGACAACGGAGCGTTTAGGAGTATCAGACGTTGGGATAATTATGTATAGGAGACTACTTGATGAGCAAATGGAATTAGTAGCCCAGGGTAAGGACCCTATGAATGTGATTCGTGACGAAACTGAAAACGAAATATTGATTTACCCAGTAGAACATTTTGAATATCCAGGCTATGAAGGACGGCTAAGAGGCCCTTTTCAGAATATCGTGGTTAATAATCATGTAGAGCAAGAGCTTTCTGGCACTGGTGCCACCCTCCCAGAATGGGAAGGTGTAGAAATTGAAGATCCAACTTTGAGGAATGGCGCACCTAATAGAGTGGGTCTGCGCAGGCCTCTAGGTAAAGTAGGCGATGTTCTTTGAGATTGCCTAAAATTTAATTATAAAAAGGGTTCGCAATGCGAGCCCTTTTTACTTTTAAATTCCCATTATTTTTCAACTAAAAAGGAGGGTGAGATGGGAAAATATAATAATCTGCCATCAGAATTGGAAATAAAAGAATATTTTCACTCGTTGAGTAATTGGGGTCGTTGGGGCGAAGACGATCAAATAGGAACCTTAAATTTAATTACGCCTGAAAAAAGACTACAAGCTGCAGGATTGGTGCGGCAGGGAATATCTATCGGGTGCGCGAGGCCCATTAGTACTCAACATGCAGTTGATCAACCTCTAACACCAATTCATTTTATGGTTGAAAGCGGCGAGACATATTGTCTTGATGATGACCAGGAATGGACTTCCCAGCATTCGACAGATTATTTCGGAATGGGTATTCATGGACCAGGGCAAACGCATTTAGATGCCCTTTGTCATCAATTTTGGGAAGGGAAAATGTATAACGACCGTCCCGCTAGTATTGTTTCTACTGCTCATAAAGCAAAGTTCGGCGCGGTTGATGGTATGAACAATGGACTTGTTACTAAAGGTGTTTTATTGGATTTAGCAAAACAGAGAGAAGTCCTTTGGTATGAGCCCGGCGATGCGGCATTCATCCAAGACTTGGAAGCTGCAGAAAAAGCACAAGGAGTAAAAGTTGAGGAGGGAGACGCATTACTACTTAGGTTTGGGTGGACTCGGAGGAGATCAATGTTGGGGCCTGTACCAAGAGATGGAGGGAGAGCTGGTCTTCATGCATCGTGTTTGCCATGGTTGCATGAGAGAGGCATTTCGATTCTAGCGTGTGATAGTGCACAAGAAGTAAGACCTACTGGCTACGAGGGTATGTATGGACCTATTCATTCAGTTGGTCAAGTTGCTATGGGGTTGTGGTTAGTGGATAACGCAGATTTTGAAGCTCTCGCGGTAGAATGTGAACGGCTGGACACTTATCAGTTTTTGTTCTCTTTAGCGCCATTGAATTTTCCTTTTGCCACAGGTTCACCAATAAATCCTATTGCAGTTTTATAGTTAAAAATCTGAGGCATTAAAAGCAAATGGATCCAATACTAACAGCGTTGGCTTTTTTATTAGACCCAACTTATTGGGTTGTGATGTTGGGCGTTGTTTTTCTTGCAGCATTAACCAGCGTTATTCCCGGCACAAATGCTTTTTTGGTAATGGCTCTTGCTTTTCCTCTCATACTTTTTGAAGTAGATGACCCTGCAATTGGTCTCGTTGCTTTAGCCACGATAAGTGGGGTAAGTAATACGCTTGATTCAATTCCCGCGATTTTGATTGGCCAGCCTAGTGCAGCTACGCAGGTTACTTTTCTGGAAGGCCACCAATTAGCAAGGCAAGGTAAGGCAGCACATACACTCGGAGCGGTATATACCGCATCTGCAATTGGCGGGATCGTTGGAGCTTTGATTTTGATGGCATTAATACCCATTGCCAGACCCTGGGTATTGAGCTTTGGGTTTGCTGAAATAGGGGCTACTGCAGTATTTGGAATTGCCATGGTAGTTATTTTATGTCGTGGCGCGATGATTAAAGGACTTGTGGCTGCTTTAGTGGGCATGCTCCTAGCAATAATTGGAGATTACGGGCGCCTTACCGTTGATCCGTTTGTGCGGATGCCGTTGATACCTTTTATTTTAGGCTTATTTGCTCTTCCCGAATTGATAGATCTTATGATTAGCCGCCAGCCTGTAGCGAACAAAGGTGCGTATGTATCTAAAAAAGAAGTCTTACAAGGTGCAAGATTTGCAATATCTCGATGGAAAATGATTCTTCGGCAATCCGCATTTGGGGTATTGCTAGGGGCTATCCCAGGAGTTGGATCATCGGTGGTTGATTGGCTGAGCTATGCATTTGGTATTACTTTCACTAAAGATAAATCGCTTTTTGGTAAAGGTTCTTTGGAGGGAGTTTTATTTGCAGAATCTGCTCAAAATGCGAAGGAAGCTGGAGCTGCACTTCCTACTCTTTCGCTTGGTGTTCCCGGTGCACCGACTTGGGCTTTAGTAGTAACAGCAATGATTCCATATGGAATTGCTCCTGGTCCTGAGATGCTTGGTATCAATGCCCATATAACGATTTTATTGGTACTTACATTGGCGATTTCTAATTTTGTTATTGCTTGCTTGGGGTTGGGTATGACTGGGTATATTTCAAGGCTTACGATGATTCGCTACCCAATCATTGGCTCGATTGTAATTCCTTTAGTATTACTATCTGCATTCGTGGATACTACAAACTGGAGAGGGATTCAAATTGTTCTTGGTGTGTCCGTGATGGGTCTTGTCATGAAGAAATACGGATGGCCGAGACCTCCAATGATACTTGGGTTTATATTAGAACCTATCATAGAGAAAAACTTTCTCAACTCCATCAGTATTTATGGCTTCCAAGGTACTTTTAGCAGATCTTTAACGATAGCAATCTTGTTGGTGTCTATTGTATTTGGCTTTTTCCTTGTACGAAATACAAGAGGGCAATTTTTGAATGACTCATCTGTGAAACTAAATACATTTAAGAATCACTCCCTACTTAAAAGATTTTTCTCTGCACAAATTCTCATTCCAGTAATTATTTTACTTGGAGTGGGTTTGTTGCTCTCGGATCATTTGATGAATCCTTTAAGAGAGGAATTAAGATTTACAGGATTTCCTTTCTGGATTTCGTTATTTGCAATAGGTCTTCTTTGCATTGAAATTGCAATGAATATTAAAAGAAAAAGCCAGCGGCAAAGCTCATACTTAATGGATCTAGGAATATTGAGCACCGGAATTGAAGGTGTGAGAGAAGCGGCATTTAAAGTGCTGGGACTTTTTCTTCTTTTTCTTCTTGTTGGCACTACCATAGGATTGAATTGGGCTGCATTGGCGTTTGCTTTCACAGGCCCGTTATTATTACTTGATGGCCGCTTTCGTATCGCATGGGGATTACTGTCTACGTTGGTTGTTGCTGCATTTATGGTAGTGATATTGGATAATTTGTTATTTGTAATATACCCTCAGCCATTTTTAAGAGAATACTTTTTTCAAATTTGGTAAATTAATGCCTATGCTCTAAATTGCTGAAGTAAGCCATTTAAATCATCTGGTAGAGGAGCCTCAAAACTAACGCGAGAAGACGCAGATGAACCAGATAAAGGCATTTCAAACTCTAGTCTTGCAGCGTGTAAGAATTGACGATTTATCCTAGAGTGGTTTCCTCCGTAAATGGAGTCGCCTACAAGTGGATGCCTGATACTTGAAAAATGTACACGTATTTGATGCGTTCTACCTGTTAGAGGATAAGCTTCTACCAAAGTGTACTGAGAGGATTCAAAATTTATCCTCTCTATAACTTTATACCTCGTTATTGCATCTCGACCGGTGCTGACAACTGCCATCTTTTTTCTGTTATGGGGGTTCCTTCCAATGGGTTCATCGATTTCACCTTTGTCATTGCCAAGCTTGCCATTTAGAAGTGCAATATAAGTTTTAGAGACTAACCGATTTTTTAATTGATTCGAAAGATGCCTATGGGCGTAGTCATTCTTTGCAACAATTATTAGGCCAGAAGTATTTTTATCTAGGCGATGGACAATTCCTGGTCTTTGTTCGCCTCCTATCCCGCGGAGATCTGGTATCGCATGCAATAATGCGTTAACTAATGTTCCATCAGGGTGCCCTGGTGCTGGATGAACCGTTATACCAGCTGACTTATTTATAATTACGATATTCTCGTTTTGAAAAATAATGTCTAGCGGCATTTCTTGTGCTGGTAAATTTAAAGGTTGAACAGCGGGAATCGAAATGGTGATTACGTCATTTACATGAACGATCGAAGAAGGTTTCGCATCCTTATTATTAATTTGGATATTCCCTGTGCGGATTAAAGCGGCTGCTCTCGATCGGCTTATTTCTTCAGTTTGATTTTGAATGAATAAATCTAAACGATGTCCGGAACTATCCTGCTTAACAATTACCTGTAGAGTCTCGTTATCCTTCATACTCTTCATCGCCGGCGAAACTTCTTACGAGAGAATGTGGATTTTTGCCTTGGTCTTCAAATAAAATTTTACTTGTAATTAAAACGATCATTCCCGTAACTATCGAAGCATCTGCAATATTGAATATGTACCACGGGCCAACATCAATGAAATCCGTAACATGTCCTAGTAGTAGACGATCAACTAGGTTTCCCGCTGCGCCAGAGAGCACTAGCCCTAAGCTGACTTTCAACCAATTTGAAGGGTTTGGAGAAGAGTGATAGAAATAAATCAATATCCCTATACCTAGGAATGCCCCTACGGTTAGAATCAGATTCTGATTGTTAAAAAGACCGAACGCACTTCCTGTATTAGCGATATGTGTTAATCGAAAGAACCCGGTTTTGGGCCATGAATGGCCCATCGGTAGCGATTGTATAACAGCATATTTGGAGATCTGATCCAAGAAAAAAGTGATCAGGCTAATTAGAATAATTAATCGGTACTTATGAAACGATATTGACATTGATTTAGTCTAGCAGGGTGTTTGACGGTAGTGATATAGATGGATATATGACTTATAGGTGATGAAGTGAGCGAAATACAAGCCAATATTATTGATCTCAGAAGCGATACTTTGACAAAACCTACTCCTGAGATGCGCCGTGCCATGGCAGAGGCCGAAGTGGGCGACGATGTCTATGGAGAAGACCCTTCGGTTAACCGTTTGGAACAAGTGTCTGCAGAGTTAATGGGCAAAGAAAAAGGCTTATTTGTTGCTAGCGGTTCAATGGGAAATATTGTTTCAGCATTATCTTGGTGTGATCGCGGAGAGGAACTTATTTGCGGGGCAGAGGCTCATTTACTAGTTAATGAAATGGGCTCAATCGCCGCATTTGGTGGCATTCAGATGAGGGCAGTTCCTGATGGGAAACGGGGATTGATGGACCCTGATTTAGTAGACAGCACTATTTCTCCAAACGGATGGTTTCCCAACACTTCCCTTTTGGTGTTGGAAAATACACATAATCGAGGTAACGGAGCAGCCTATTCTAAGGAAGAAATGGAGCCATTGGCCGAAGTAGCCCGTGCCCGTTCCTTAGCAGTTCATATTGATGGAGCCCGTATCCTTAATGCGTCTGTAGCCTTAAGTACTCCTCCAAGTGAATTGGCGAGCGTGGCCGACTCAGTGACCTTTTGCTTGTCAAAAGGGTTGGCTGCACCAGTAGGTTCTGTTGTTGTAGGAGATGAGGCGTTTATTCATCGGGCTCGGCGCGTACGCAAGATGCTTGGAGGAGGAATGCGACAAGCGGGCGTGCTTGCCGCGGCAGGTCTAGTAGCACTGGAAACTATGGTTGATCGATTGGCTGATGATCATCTAAATGCTCAAAGATTGGCGGAGGGTCTTGCATCAATTTCCGGATTTAGTATTGATCCTTCAACAATTGAAACAAATATTGTGTATGTTGAGCTTGATGACGGGGATGGTCCTGCCTTCGCTTCGAGGCTTCGAAATCTAGGAGTTTTAGCAAACGGTCGGTTCAATTGGGTGAGATTTGTAACGCATTACGGTATTAACTCTGAAGATGTGGATGAGGCTTTATCAATTGTTGAAACTTTGGCAAAATCGTAGATTTGCCCTAAGTTTCGTTCGGGCTTCGGTTTTCCCACCAACTTGCTAAGCGCTTGCGAATAACTTCCTCGTAGCCCTGATCAGAAGGCTGATAAAATTTTTTATTGGCTATCTCTTCCGGTAAGTTGGCTTGCCCGGAAAAATGCCCTTCGTAATTATGTGAATATCGATAGTCCTTACCATAACCAAGATTTTGCATCAAAGCAGTAGAGGCATTTCTTAAATGCAAGGGAACTGGGTATAACTTTCCTGCCTGGATTTCATTTTGTGCGTTCTTTAATGCTAAATAT
The nucleotide sequence above comes from Dehalococcoidia bacterium. Encoded proteins:
- a CDS encoding Rieske 2Fe-2S domain-containing protein, with translation MLTIEQNEKLTRVGPGTPMGELMRRYWHPVAASVELDPENPTKEVRLLGEDLVLYRDAKGKLGLIEPSCAHRKASLAYGIPEDNGIRCAYHGWIFNEEGHCVDQPSEPEGSKFKEKVRIKAYKAQELGGAIFAYMGPEPAPLLPNIDVLMWHGIRRIQTVMIPANWLQCHENSLDPLHFQWLHRYWGGRVMAKKLSPEDRDTWNSRIASRGADHRRIGFEITDYGIIKRRLVGDETEQDDHWQMGHPILFPNILHITSNLQYRVPVDDTHTLHFVVDLHPLSASEIAPTVVEHEDIPCFDEDGSIKADWVLGQDQAAWIMQGPITDRTTERLGVSDVGIIMYRRLLDEQMELVAQGKDPMNVIRDETENEILIYPVEHFEYPGYEGRLRGPFQNIVVNNHVEQELSGTGATLPEWEGVEIEDPTLRNGAPNRVGLRRPLGKVGDVL
- a CDS encoding cyclase family protein, with product MGKYNNLPSELEIKEYFHSLSNWGRWGEDDQIGTLNLITPEKRLQAAGLVRQGISIGCARPISTQHAVDQPLTPIHFMVESGETYCLDDDQEWTSQHSTDYFGMGIHGPGQTHLDALCHQFWEGKMYNDRPASIVSTAHKAKFGAVDGMNNGLVTKGVLLDLAKQREVLWYEPGDAAFIQDLEAAEKAQGVKVEEGDALLLRFGWTRRRSMLGPVPRDGGRAGLHASCLPWLHERGISILACDSAQEVRPTGYEGMYGPIHSVGQVAMGLWLVDNADFEALAVECERLDTYQFLFSLAPLNFPFATGSPINPIAVL
- a CDS encoding tripartite tricarboxylate transporter permease, with the protein product MDPILTALAFLLDPTYWVVMLGVVFLAALTSVIPGTNAFLVMALAFPLILFEVDDPAIGLVALATISGVSNTLDSIPAILIGQPSAATQVTFLEGHQLARQGKAAHTLGAVYTASAIGGIVGALILMALIPIARPWVLSFGFAEIGATAVFGIAMVVILCRGAMIKGLVAALVGMLLAIIGDYGRLTVDPFVRMPLIPFILGLFALPELIDLMISRQPVANKGAYVSKKEVLQGARFAISRWKMILRQSAFGVLLGAIPGVGSSVVDWLSYAFGITFTKDKSLFGKGSLEGVLFAESAQNAKEAGAALPTLSLGVPGAPTWALVVTAMIPYGIAPGPEMLGINAHITILLVLTLAISNFVIACLGLGMTGYISRLTMIRYPIIGSIVIPLVLLSAFVDTTNWRGIQIVLGVSVMGLVMKKYGWPRPPMILGFILEPIIEKNFLNSISIYGFQGTFSRSLTIAILLVSIVFGFFLVRNTRGQFLNDSSVKLNTFKNHSLLKRFFSAQILIPVIILLGVGLLLSDHLMNPLREELRFTGFPFWISLFAIGLLCIEIAMNIKRKSQRQSSYLMDLGILSTGIEGVREAAFKVLGLFLLFLLVGTTIGLNWAALAFAFTGPLLLLDGRFRIAWGLLSTLVVAAFMVVILDNLLFVIYPQPFLREYFFQIW
- a CDS encoding RluA family pseudouridine synthase — protein: MKDNETLQVIVKQDSSGHRLDLFIQNQTEEISRSRAAALIRTGNIQINNKDAKPSSIVHVNDVITISIPAVQPLNLPAQEMPLDIIFQNENIVIINKSAGITVHPAPGHPDGTLVNALLHAIPDLRGIGGEQRPGIVHRLDKNTSGLIIVAKNDYAHRHLSNQLKNRLVSKTYIALLNGKLGNDKGEIDEPIGRNPHNRKKMAVVSTGRDAITRYKVIERINFESSQYTLVEAYPLTGRTHQIRVHFSSIRHPLVGDSIYGGNHSRINRQFLHAARLEFEMPLSGSSASSRVSFEAPLPDDLNGLLQQFRA
- the lspA gene encoding signal peptidase II codes for the protein MSISFHKYRLIILISLITFFLDQISKYAVIQSLPMGHSWPKTGFFRLTHIANTGSAFGLFNNQNLILTVGAFLGIGILIYFYHSSPNPSNWLKVSLGLVLSGAAGNLVDRLLLGHVTDFIDVGPWYIFNIADASIVTGMIVLITSKILFEDQGKNPHSLVRSFAGDEEYEG
- the ltaE gene encoding low-specificity L-threonine aldolase; this encodes MIDLRSDTLTKPTPEMRRAMAEAEVGDDVYGEDPSVNRLEQVSAELMGKEKGLFVASGSMGNIVSALSWCDRGEELICGAEAHLLVNEMGSIAAFGGIQMRAVPDGKRGLMDPDLVDSTISPNGWFPNTSLLVLENTHNRGNGAAYSKEEMEPLAEVARARSLAVHIDGARILNASVALSTPPSELASVADSVTFCLSKGLAAPVGSVVVGDEAFIHRARRVRKMLGGGMRQAGVLAAAGLVALETMVDRLADDHLNAQRLAEGLASISGFSIDPSTIETNIVYVELDDGDGPAFASRLRNLGVLANGRFNWVRFVTHYGINSEDVDEALSIVETLAKS